In a genomic window of Holophagaceae bacterium:
- a CDS encoding protein kinase, giving the protein MTLQPGAQLGPYTILGQIGAGAMGEVYKALDTKLEREVAVKVLPRALAEQGEFLGRFEREAKAVAALSHPNILGIFDIGQEGEVHYAAMELLEGESLREAISAGPMPPKRAMDLAHQMALGLAAAHDKGITHRDLKPENLFITRDGRLKILDFGLAKRTPRNGPVGETAFTDTQPAGRKDDVSTISGTLLGTVGYMSPEQARGEAVDHRSDIFSFGLVLYEMLSGRQAFERPSAPEILAAIIRDEPEPPGSLRGGLPPALERTILHCLEKRPEARFQSMRDVAFDLESAMGSGFGGPRAAGRFRASWRRWALGAAVAALLIGGLFSAWFLGGRSRGSATQPSYTRVSFRQGQLHAARFTPDGGGIVYSAAWGEEPFKLYTSRLDHIEDRPLGLENAQLLGISSKGELALGLRCEQPNIWIFRGTLARAPMDATAPREMLPGVEWADWSPAGEPAVVRHVEGRWRVEHPIGQVKAETTGWFSHLRFAPDGSALAFIEHPIPNDDAGRVCRLDLATGEVRRLTKDWSSANGLAWKGKEIWFSAAEASIDSSLYVVEPPGEPRLALRIPGALYLHDIAADGRILLSLENQRTGILFLKDKEVRDLSWRTWSYLWALSADGTSLLFDEEGESSGPDYELFLRRTDGSPAMLLGRGAPSALSPDGKWVATVLRSPQPHVALLRTGPGDAKSLPAHGIDNYFSMAFTPDGRSLIYSGGEAGKGTRVYIQDLEGGQARPLTPEGTTLPLRGAFLSPDGHHFLARGREGPALWDLETPEGPPTFVKGLQDGQWVLQWMPDMKRILVYRPGRLPVTIHALDPASGKQVPWRTVAPPGYLDARLDNARLTPDGTTLVTNYRRRLSTLFVMEGVE; this is encoded by the coding sequence ATGACGCTCCAACCCGGCGCCCAGCTCGGACCGTACACGATCCTGGGCCAGATCGGCGCCGGGGCCATGGGCGAGGTATACAAGGCCCTGGACACCAAGCTGGAGCGCGAGGTGGCCGTGAAAGTGCTGCCGCGCGCCTTGGCGGAGCAGGGCGAGTTCCTGGGTCGGTTCGAGCGGGAAGCCAAGGCGGTGGCCGCGCTTTCACATCCGAACATCCTTGGGATTTTCGATATCGGCCAGGAGGGCGAGGTCCACTACGCCGCCATGGAGCTGCTGGAGGGCGAGTCCCTCCGGGAAGCCATTTCCGCCGGGCCCATGCCGCCGAAGCGGGCCATGGATCTGGCCCACCAGATGGCCCTCGGCCTGGCCGCGGCCCACGACAAGGGCATCACCCACCGGGATCTCAAGCCGGAGAATCTGTTCATCACCCGGGACGGCCGCCTGAAGATCCTGGACTTCGGCCTTGCGAAACGGACGCCCAGGAACGGACCCGTCGGGGAGACCGCCTTCACGGACACGCAACCCGCGGGGCGGAAGGATGACGTGAGCACGATTTCCGGGACCCTGCTGGGCACCGTGGGCTACATGAGCCCCGAGCAGGCCCGCGGCGAAGCGGTGGACCATCGCTCGGACATTTTCTCCTTCGGTCTGGTGCTCTATGAAATGCTCAGCGGACGCCAGGCATTTGAACGGCCTTCGGCGCCGGAGATCCTTGCCGCCATCATCCGGGACGAGCCCGAGCCGCCGGGCTCCCTGCGGGGCGGCCTGCCGCCCGCCCTGGAGCGGACCATCCTCCATTGCCTTGAAAAGCGTCCGGAAGCCCGGTTCCAGAGCATGCGCGACGTGGCCTTCGATCTGGAATCCGCCATGGGCAGCGGGTTCGGGGGTCCGCGCGCGGCCGGGCGCTTCCGCGCCTCCTGGCGGCGCTGGGCCCTGGGCGCTGCGGTGGCGGCGCTGCTCATCGGAGGGCTGTTTTCGGCCTGGTTCCTGGGGGGGCGCTCCCGGGGCTCCGCCACCCAACCCAGCTACACGCGCGTGAGCTTCCGCCAAGGGCAGCTCCATGCCGCCCGGTTCACTCCGGACGGCGGAGGCATCGTCTACAGCGCCGCGTGGGGAGAAGAGCCATTCAAGCTCTATACCAGCCGGCTCGACCACATCGAGGACCGTCCGCTGGGCCTGGAGAATGCCCAATTGCTGGGGATCTCTTCAAAAGGCGAGTTGGCCCTGGGCCTCCGTTGCGAGCAGCCGAACATCTGGATATTCCGCGGGACCCTCGCCCGGGCGCCCATGGATGCCACGGCTCCGCGGGAGATGCTGCCGGGCGTCGAGTGGGCCGATTGGTCCCCCGCGGGGGAACCGGCGGTGGTGAGGCATGTGGAGGGCCGCTGGCGGGTGGAACATCCCATCGGGCAAGTGAAGGCGGAGACGACGGGCTGGTTCAGCCATCTCCGCTTCGCACCGGATGGAAGCGCCCTGGCCTTCATCGAGCATCCGATCCCCAACGATGACGCTGGACGGGTCTGCCGGCTGGACCTCGCCACCGGCGAAGTCCGGCGGCTCACAAAGGACTGGAGCTCCGCGAACGGACTCGCGTGGAAGGGCAAGGAGATCTGGTTCTCCGCGGCGGAGGCCAGCATCGACAGTTCTCTCTACGTGGTCGAGCCCCCGGGCGAGCCTCGTCTGGCCCTCCGAATTCCCGGCGCGCTCTACCTGCATGACATCGCTGCGGATGGGCGCATCCTGCTCAGCCTGGAGAACCAGCGCACGGGCATCCTGTTCCTGAAAGACAAGGAGGTCCGGGATCTGTCCTGGCGGACCTGGTCCTACCTGTGGGCGTTGTCCGCCGACGGGACCAGCCTGCTGTTCGACGAGGAGGGCGAAAGCTCGGGCCCGGACTACGAATTGTTCCTCCGCCGCACCGATGGGAGCCCCGCAATGCTCCTGGGCCGCGGCGCGCCTTCCGCGCTTTCGCCGGACGGGAAATGGGTGGCCACGGTGCTGCGGAGCCCGCAGCCCCACGTGGCGCTGCTCCGGACGGGGCCCGGCGACGCGAAGTCGCTGCCGGCCCACGGCATCGACAACTATTTTTCCATGGCCTTCACACCCGACGGCCGGAGCCTGATCTACTCGGGCGGGGAAGCCGGCAAGGGCACGCGCGTCTACATCCAGGATCTCGAAGGTGGCCAGGCCCGGCCCCTGACGCCCGAAGGGACGACCCTGCCGCTCCGGGGCGCTTTTTTATCGCCAGATGGCCACCACTTCCTGGCCCGGGGCCGCGAAGGTCCCGCGCTCTGGGACCTGGAAACGCCCGAAGGCCCGCCGACCTTCGTGAAAGGCTTGCAGGACGGCCAGTGGGTGCTCCAGTGGATGCCCGACATGAAGCGCATCCTCGTCTATCGCCCCGGCCGGCTGCCCGTGACGATCCACGCGCTCGATCCGGCTTCCGGGAAGCAGGTGCCCTGGCGCACCGTCGCGCCCCCCGGCTACCTGGACGCCCGCCTCGACAACGCCCGCCTCACCCCCGACGGCACCACCCTGGTCACGAACTACCGCCGCAGGCTGTCGACTTTGTTTGTGATGGAAGGGGTGGAGTGA
- a CDS encoding ABC transporter permease, whose amino-acid sequence MFERLKHMLIKEFIQVFRDPRMRAVILVIPVLQVVIFGYAVNTDVRHIPTAVYDLDNTPASRELVARFEGSGYFDVRRRLGREEEVRQAIDSGNVKAVLRLNRGFGQELNGGRTAVVQLLLDGSDSNTAGIVLSYASRIAAAHNQKTMIGRMSRSAGVRFDSDPVSLASRAWFNPNLESRYYFLPGVIASLVMLISIILSSMAIVREREIGTMEQIMVTPIGRLEFILGKTVPFALIGFVDVALVSLVAVFWFKVPLVGNPPTLFFATGLYLMSTLGVGLLISTMSRTQQQAMMTAFFFAMPAILLSGFIYPIANMPEPVQWLTYLNPLRHFLIIIRGVFLKGVGFSVLWPQMLELFVLGAALLALAAGRFKKTMA is encoded by the coding sequence ATGTTCGAACGGCTGAAGCACATGCTCATCAAGGAATTCATCCAGGTCTTCCGGGATCCGAGGATGCGCGCCGTCATCCTGGTCATTCCCGTCCTCCAGGTCGTGATCTTCGGGTACGCCGTCAATACGGATGTGCGCCACATCCCGACGGCCGTGTACGACCTGGACAACACGCCCGCCAGCCGGGAACTGGTGGCCCGCTTCGAAGGCTCCGGCTACTTCGATGTGCGGCGGCGCTTGGGCCGCGAAGAAGAGGTCCGGCAAGCCATCGACTCCGGGAACGTCAAGGCGGTGCTGCGCCTGAACCGCGGGTTCGGGCAGGAGCTGAACGGAGGCCGGACCGCCGTGGTCCAGCTCCTGCTCGACGGCTCGGATTCCAACACCGCGGGCATCGTGCTCTCCTACGCGTCGCGGATCGCCGCGGCGCACAACCAGAAGACGATGATCGGCCGGATGTCGCGCAGCGCGGGCGTGCGATTCGATTCCGACCCGGTGTCGCTGGCCTCCCGGGCCTGGTTCAACCCCAACCTGGAGAGCCGCTACTACTTCCTGCCCGGCGTCATCGCCTCGCTGGTCATGCTCATCTCCATCATCCTTTCGAGCATGGCCATCGTCCGCGAGCGCGAGATCGGAACCATGGAGCAGATCATGGTGACGCCCATCGGAAGGCTGGAATTCATCCTCGGCAAGACCGTCCCCTTCGCCCTCATCGGCTTCGTGGATGTGGCCCTGGTGAGCCTCGTGGCGGTCTTCTGGTTCAAAGTGCCCCTCGTCGGCAATCCACCTACGCTCTTCTTCGCCACAGGGCTCTACCTCATGAGCACCCTGGGCGTGGGCCTGCTCATCTCCACCATGAGCCGCACCCAGCAGCAGGCCATGATGACCGCGTTCTTTTTCGCCATGCCCGCCATCCTGCTCTCCGGCTTCATCTATCCCATCGCGAACATGCCCGAGCCGGTGCAGTGGCTCACCTATCTGAACCCCCTCCGGCACTTCCTCATCATCATCCGGGGCGTATTCCTTAAGGGCGTTGGCTTCAGCGTCCTTTGGCCCCAGATGCTCGAACTGTTCGTGCTCGGCGCGGCGCTGCTGGCGCTCGCCGCGGGCCGCTTCAAGAAGACCATGGCCTGA
- a CDS encoding ABC transporter permease translates to MNPVRLWAVARKEFIHVLRDPRALGISIFLPLVLLLLFGYALTLDVDRVPLVVWDRSGTVQSRDLVSRFEGSRYFSLVRRVGGYGEAEEEIDHGRAMMALVVPVDFGRKVAADRPVQVQILADGSDANTATLALGYAESIVRGYSQEIVLEQARRLTGRVPAIPLELRPRVWFNTDMQSRIFIVPGLIAVIIMLIAAVLTSLTVAREWETGTMEQLISTPVRGPELILGKLMPYFAVGVLDLILSVLAGRYLFEVPMRGSLLLLAAVSAVYLVGALCMGILISSLAKTQLLASQMAFTTTFLPAFLLSGFMFDIANMPKALQVITYLVPARYFVTILRGLYLKGMGLSELWLECLLMVVFGAAMLGLAVTSFKKRLV, encoded by the coding sequence ATGAACCCGGTCCGGCTCTGGGCGGTGGCCCGCAAGGAATTCATCCATGTCCTGCGGGATCCCAGGGCCCTGGGCATCAGCATCTTCCTGCCCTTGGTGCTGCTGCTGCTCTTCGGCTATGCCCTCACGCTCGACGTGGACCGGGTGCCGCTGGTGGTGTGGGACCGGAGCGGTACGGTCCAGAGCCGGGACTTGGTGTCCCGGTTCGAGGGGTCGCGGTACTTTTCGCTGGTGCGCCGCGTCGGTGGCTATGGGGAGGCGGAGGAGGAGATCGACCACGGCCGGGCCATGATGGCCCTGGTCGTGCCCGTGGATTTCGGCCGGAAGGTGGCGGCGGACCGGCCGGTCCAGGTGCAGATCCTGGCCGACGGCAGCGACGCCAACACCGCCACCCTGGCCCTGGGCTACGCGGAATCCATCGTGCGCGGCTATTCGCAGGAGATCGTCCTGGAACAGGCCCGGAGGCTCACGGGGCGCGTGCCGGCGATTCCGTTGGAACTCCGCCCGAGGGTCTGGTTCAACACGGACATGCAGTCCCGGATCTTCATCGTCCCGGGCCTGATCGCCGTGATCATCATGCTCATCGCTGCGGTGCTCACTTCGCTCACGGTGGCGCGGGAGTGGGAGACCGGCACCATGGAGCAGCTCATCTCCACCCCCGTGCGGGGTCCGGAGCTGATCCTGGGCAAGCTCATGCCCTACTTCGCGGTGGGGGTGCTGGACCTGATCCTCTCGGTGCTGGCCGGGCGGTACCTCTTCGAGGTGCCCATGCGCGGAAGCCTGCTGCTGCTCGCCGCGGTGTCGGCGGTCTACCTCGTGGGCGCGCTGTGCATGGGCATCCTCATCAGCAGCCTCGCCAAGACGCAGCTCCTCGCCAGCCAGATGGCCTTCACGACCACCTTCCTGCCCGCCTTCCTGCTTTCGGGCTTCATGTTCGACATCGCGAACATGCCGAAGGCGCTGCAGGTGATCACCTACCTGGTGCCCGCGCGCTACTTCGTGACCATCCTGAGGGGCCTCTACCTCAAGGGCATGGGACTCTCGGAGTTGTGGCTGGAATGCCTGCTGATGGTGGTGTTCGGCGCGGCGATGCTGGGCCTGGCCGTGACGTCGTTCAAAAAAAGGCTGGTGTGA
- a CDS encoding ABC transporter ATP-binding protein — translation MTPEPAPLAVTLRDLSRRFGEFVAVDRVSLDVRQGEIFGFLGPNGAGKSTTIRMLCGLLEPSGGSGTVAGFDIHTEREEIKRSIGYMSQKFSLYEDLTVEENINFFSGIYRIPKEKKLARKEWVLQISGLQDHRKTRTGLLPGGWKQRLSLGCALLHEPRILFLDEPTSGVDPLSRRQFWDLIYGLAATGVTVFVTTHYMEEAEYCDRLALIYRGELIAEGTAGDLKEHAMPDQVLRIACAQPQEALLVASALDGARDAALFGREIHVMTGDAEALAPRLRQALETAGFAVEAAERITPSLEDVFVALIEARDRIEGAQKEFAR, via the coding sequence ATGACGCCTGAACCCGCGCCTTTGGCGGTCACGCTGCGGGATCTTTCGCGGCGCTTCGGGGAGTTCGTAGCGGTGGACCGCGTGAGCCTGGATGTGCGCCAGGGCGAGATCTTCGGCTTCCTGGGACCCAACGGCGCGGGCAAGTCCACCACCATCCGCATGCTCTGCGGGCTGCTGGAACCCAGCGGGGGCAGCGGCACCGTGGCGGGCTTCGACATCCACACCGAACGGGAGGAGATCAAGCGCAGCATCGGCTACATGAGCCAGAAATTCTCGCTCTATGAAGATCTGACGGTGGAGGAAAACATCAATTTCTTCAGCGGCATCTACCGGATCCCGAAAGAGAAGAAGCTGGCCCGCAAGGAATGGGTGCTTCAGATTTCAGGCCTCCAGGACCACCGCAAGACTCGGACAGGCTTGCTGCCGGGGGGCTGGAAACAGCGTCTCTCCTTGGGCTGCGCGCTGCTCCACGAACCGCGGATCCTCTTCCTGGACGAGCCGACCTCGGGCGTGGATCCCTTGAGCCGGCGTCAATTCTGGGATCTGATCTACGGCCTCGCGGCCACGGGTGTGACCGTATTCGTCACCACCCACTACATGGAGGAGGCCGAGTACTGCGACCGCCTGGCGCTCATCTACCGGGGGGAACTCATCGCCGAGGGCACCGCCGGCGACCTGAAGGAACACGCGATGCCCGACCAGGTGCTGCGCATCGCCTGCGCACAGCCCCAGGAGGCGCTCCTAGTGGCATCGGCCTTGGATGGCGCGCGGGACGCGGCCCTCTTCGGACGCGAGATCCACGTGATGACCGGCGACGCCGAGGCTCTTGCTCCCCGGCTCCGCCAAGCTCTCGAAACCGCTGGCTTCGCGGTCGAAGCCGCGGAACGCATCACCCCTTCGCTGGAGGATGTCTTCGTTGCGCTCATCGAGGCGCGCGACCGGATCGAAGGCGCCCAGAAGGAGTTCGCCCGATGA
- a CDS encoding ABC transporter ATP-binding protein, whose protein sequence is MTDAIRVEALTRGFGGVLAVDGLSFSVAEGEIFGLVGPDGAGKTTTMRLLTAILAPTSGDAWVDGLHVAREAESIKERIGYMSQRFGLYPDLTVIENIDFYADLYGVGRKGRDERVDRLLAFSNLTPFKRRRAGDLSGGMKQKLGLACTLVHTPKVLFLDEPTNGVDPVSRRDFWRILYQLLRERVTIFVSTAYLDEAERCSRIGLMHQGKLLACDTVDGVKKLMKGTLLVVRCEQVRRAGALLREAELGSVALFGDRLHVVVDDVDRGRSAIGTVLKREGLACLEIRVDEPSLEDVFTSALPQNVQGRAS, encoded by the coding sequence TTGACCGACGCCATCCGGGTCGAAGCCCTGACGCGCGGATTCGGCGGGGTCCTGGCCGTGGACGGCCTGTCGTTCTCGGTGGCGGAAGGGGAGATCTTCGGATTGGTCGGCCCGGATGGAGCGGGCAAGACCACCACCATGCGCCTGCTCACGGCCATCCTGGCGCCCACTTCGGGGGATGCGTGGGTGGATGGGCTCCACGTGGCGCGCGAGGCCGAATCCATCAAGGAGCGCATCGGCTACATGAGCCAGCGCTTCGGCCTCTATCCCGATCTCACGGTCATCGAAAACATCGATTTCTACGCGGACCTCTACGGTGTGGGCCGCAAAGGGCGCGACGAGCGCGTGGACCGCCTGCTGGCCTTCAGCAATCTGACCCCCTTCAAGCGCCGCCGCGCGGGCGATCTTTCTGGCGGCATGAAGCAAAAGCTGGGCCTCGCCTGCACCCTGGTCCACACACCCAAGGTGCTCTTCCTGGACGAACCCACCAACGGCGTGGATCCGGTCTCCCGCCGGGACTTCTGGCGCATCCTCTACCAGCTCCTGCGGGAACGGGTGACCATCTTCGTGTCCACCGCCTACCTCGATGAAGCCGAGCGCTGCAGCCGCATCGGTCTCATGCACCAGGGGAAGCTTTTGGCGTGCGATACGGTGGACGGCGTCAAGAAGTTGATGAAGGGCACGCTCCTGGTGGTGCGCTGTGAGCAGGTGCGGAGGGCAGGGGCCTTGCTCCGGGAGGCGGAACTTGGCTCTGTCGCTCTGTTCGGCGACCGCCTGCACGTGGTGGTGGACGACGTCGATCGGGGACGCTCCGCCATCGGGACCGTGCTGAAACGGGAAGGGTTGGCCTGCCTCGAAATCCGCGTCGACGAGCCATCACTGGAGGATGTCTTCACCTCCGCGCTTCCGCAAAACGTCCAGGGGAGGGCCTCATGA
- a CDS encoding efflux RND transporter periplasmic adaptor subunit — MYRKSLLPIAASMIAGALLVTCDRSGPSDRLRLSGNLEVVQTEVSFRVPGKVLERPVDEGLLVKQGQLIARLDARDLEQQVAMQQANAATAKAALAELLAGSRKEEVEASKAALDQATADLKRQEPDEARIHDLYKQGILSIRDYEASHAAFLAAKAKARQAEQQHALVKMGPRAEDIAQARARYEQAQQALALAQTQLGYATLTAPTAGVVLSKNVEPNEYVAPGTSVVTLADLTKLWLRAYIEETDLGRVKTGQIVYLTTDTYPGKKYEGRVSFISSEAEFTPKSVQTQKERVKLVYRIKIDVPNPNLELKPGMPADAEIQF; from the coding sequence ATGTATCGAAAATCCCTCCTCCCCATCGCCGCCTCCATGATCGCGGGCGCTTTGCTCGTCACCTGCGACCGGAGCGGACCAAGCGACCGCCTCCGGCTCTCCGGAAACCTGGAGGTGGTCCAGACGGAAGTCAGTTTCCGGGTTCCGGGCAAAGTGCTGGAGCGCCCCGTGGACGAGGGGCTCCTGGTGAAGCAGGGGCAGCTCATCGCCCGGCTCGATGCCAGGGACCTGGAACAGCAGGTGGCCATGCAGCAGGCCAATGCGGCCACCGCCAAGGCCGCCCTGGCGGAGCTGCTCGCCGGATCCCGCAAGGAGGAGGTCGAAGCCTCGAAGGCCGCCCTGGATCAGGCCACCGCCGACTTGAAGCGGCAGGAGCCGGATGAAGCCCGGATCCATGATCTCTACAAGCAGGGCATCCTCTCCATCCGCGACTATGAGGCTTCCCATGCCGCATTTCTGGCGGCCAAGGCCAAAGCCCGGCAAGCCGAACAGCAGCATGCGCTCGTCAAGATGGGGCCGAGGGCCGAGGATATCGCCCAGGCCAGGGCCCGGTACGAGCAGGCTCAGCAGGCCCTGGCCCTGGCCCAGACTCAGCTGGGCTATGCCACTTTGACAGCGCCCACCGCCGGCGTGGTGCTCTCCAAGAATGTGGAACCCAACGAATATGTGGCCCCGGGAACGTCGGTGGTGACCCTGGCGGATCTGACCAAGCTCTGGCTGCGGGCCTACATCGAGGAGACGGATCTGGGCCGGGTGAAAACCGGACAGATCGTCTACCTGACCACGGATACCTACCCGGGCAAGAAATACGAAGGCCGCGTGTCCTTCATCTCCTCGGAAGCCGAATTCACGCCCAAGAGCGTCCAGACGCAGAAGGAGCGGGTGAAGCTGGTCTACCGCATCAAGATCGACGTTCCCAATCCGAACCTGGAGCTGAAGCCCGGCATGCCCGCGGACGCGGAGATCCAGTTTTGA
- a CDS encoding TetR/AcrR family transcriptional regulator: MPQRAEPSRNRGPKAKKVDPGHLLDAAQAVFAREGVQGASIRAIAREAGCDPALIYYHFESKGAMFSALLDRKFPDMLQMLQSIADPEDPRHTAERLWAILQTYHTRLVHDAGFRATVRGEIVRGAEGTMDALTQRISPLLQTLTQLMRQGIQRGHIRADLPPMLGVFFFIRMEFEILDLIPVMAPQLIEIKAEDAVAWAERAWFELFWRGVAAKPQEGLAFLSTLAGT; encoded by the coding sequence TTGCCCCAGCGAGCCGAACCATCCCGGAACCGCGGACCCAAGGCCAAGAAGGTGGATCCGGGGCACCTGCTGGATGCGGCCCAGGCGGTATTCGCGCGCGAAGGGGTGCAGGGCGCCAGCATCCGGGCCATCGCCCGGGAGGCCGGCTGCGATCCCGCGCTGATCTACTACCACTTCGAAAGCAAGGGCGCGATGTTCAGCGCGCTCCTGGACCGCAAATTCCCGGACATGCTCCAGATGCTGCAAAGCATCGCGGACCCCGAGGACCCCCGCCACACCGCCGAGCGGCTGTGGGCCATCCTGCAGACCTACCACACCCGTCTGGTCCATGACGCGGGCTTCCGCGCCACGGTCCGCGGAGAGATCGTCCGGGGCGCCGAGGGCACCATGGACGCGCTCACCCAGCGGATCTCGCCCCTTCTGCAGACCTTGACCCAGCTTATGCGGCAGGGTATCCAGCGGGGGCACATCCGGGCCGATCTGCCACCCATGCTGGGGGTCTTCTTCTTCATCCGGATGGAATTCGAGATCCTGGACCTGATCCCGGTCATGGCGCCTCAGCTCATCGAGATCAAGGCCGAGGATGCCGTGGCCTGGGCGGAGCGCGCCTGGTTCGAACTTTTCTGGCGGGGAGTGGCCGCCAAGCCCCAGGAGGGGCTGGCCTTCCTCAGCACCTTGGCCGGCACCTGA
- the mqnE gene encoding aminofutalosine synthase MqnE — MHALPRPLRSYIRDERLLPVADKVARGERLSFEDGLLLYQTQDLNGVGAMAHHVRLSKHGLKTYFVASRRLSYTNICYTHCQFCAFQAKPGDPRAYVLSAEDIIKDLEKPESAGVRELHMVAGHYPKLKIEYFEDLFRKIKARFPDMHLKVFTMVEMDYYARVSGISMEEFLDRCVAAGLESCPGGGAEIFDEGIREQICIGKKDANVWLKNAELCHAKGIPTNCTMLYGHIEEPSHKVDHLLRLRDLQDRSLKNGKTAFLAYIPLAYQNENNELSRTHVIHETTGDGDLREIAVARLLLDNVPHIKAYWVMISPGMAQVGLSYGADDLDGTIIEEEIAHDAGALTPQGLTKAELARLIRAAGFEPLERDNLYRTYAEEPPLPQPV; from the coding sequence ATGCACGCCCTTCCCCGCCCGCTCCGCTCCTACATCCGCGACGAACGCCTGCTCCCGGTGGCAGACAAGGTCGCCCGGGGCGAGCGCCTATCTTTCGAGGACGGCCTGCTGCTTTACCAGACCCAGGATCTGAACGGCGTGGGCGCCATGGCCCATCATGTCCGCCTTTCCAAGCATGGCCTGAAGACGTACTTCGTCGCCAGCCGCCGCCTGAGCTACACGAACATCTGCTATACCCACTGCCAGTTCTGCGCCTTCCAGGCCAAGCCCGGCGACCCGCGGGCCTATGTGCTCAGCGCCGAGGACATCATCAAGGACCTGGAGAAGCCCGAGAGCGCCGGCGTCCGCGAACTCCACATGGTGGCCGGCCACTACCCGAAACTGAAGATCGAGTATTTCGAGGACCTTTTCCGGAAAATCAAAGCGCGCTTCCCCGATATGCACCTGAAGGTCTTCACCATGGTGGAGATGGACTACTACGCGCGGGTCAGCGGCATCTCCATGGAGGAATTCCTGGACCGCTGCGTGGCGGCGGGCCTGGAGAGCTGCCCCGGCGGCGGCGCGGAAATATTCGACGAAGGCATCCGCGAGCAGATCTGCATCGGCAAGAAGGATGCGAACGTATGGCTGAAGAACGCGGAGCTGTGCCATGCGAAGGGCATTCCCACGAACTGCACCATGCTCTACGGCCACATCGAGGAGCCCAGCCATAAGGTGGACCACCTTTTGCGGCTGCGGGACCTGCAGGACCGCTCCTTGAAAAATGGGAAGACGGCCTTCCTCGCCTATATCCCCCTGGCCTACCAGAACGAGAACAACGAGCTGAGCCGCACCCACGTCATCCACGAGACCACAGGCGATGGTGATCTCCGCGAGATCGCCGTGGCCCGGCTGCTGCTCGACAACGTGCCGCACATCAAGGCCTATTGGGTGATGATTTCGCCAGGAATGGCTCAAGTCGGACTCTCCTACGGCGCCGATGACCTGGACGGCACCATCATCGAAGAAGAGATCGCCCACGACGCCGGCGCCCTGACGCCACAGGGCCTCACCAAGGCGGAGCTGGCGCGCCTCATCCGGGCCGCAGGCTTCGAGCCCCTGGAGCGCGACAACCTGTACCGGACCTACGCGGAGGAGCCGCCGCTTCCGCAGCCGGTCTGA
- a CDS encoding 5-formyltetrahydrofolate cyclo-ligase encodes MDSKSELRKRIRALRSGLPEPERVRLSGLICDSLRQFCISRRLHRIAAFWPFGSEVDLRDFVRARPDWSFYFPKVVSSSPPRLAWGMEPLEMGFYGLMEPHFAPHFDPPAQLLLVPGLAFDDRGYRVGYGGGYYDALLDHVGPELIVMGVGFEAQVVDHVPEDPHDMPVDWLCTEKRIRDLRD; translated from the coding sequence ATGGATTCGAAGTCCGAGCTGCGGAAGCGGATCCGCGCGCTGCGAAGCGGGCTTCCGGAGCCTGAACGCGTACGGCTTTCCGGCCTCATCTGCGATTCGCTCCGGCAGTTCTGCATCAGCCGCCGCCTCCACCGCATCGCTGCCTTCTGGCCCTTCGGTTCCGAGGTGGATCTGCGGGACTTCGTCCGCGCCCGCCCGGATTGGAGTTTCTACTTCCCCAAAGTCGTCTCTTCGTCGCCGCCGCGCCTGGCCTGGGGCATGGAACCGCTGGAAATGGGGTTCTACGGCCTGATGGAGCCCCATTTCGCGCCGCATTTCGATCCCCCCGCCCAGCTCCTTCTGGTGCCGGGGCTGGCCTTCGACGATCGGGGCTACCGCGTGGGTTATGGCGGCGGATACTACGACGCGCTCCTGGACCATGTCGGACCGGAGCTGATCGTGATGGGCGTCGGTTTTGAAGCGCAGGTCGTGGATCACGTCCCCGAAGATCCCCACGATATGCCCGTGGACTGGCTCTGCACCGAAAAGCGCATCCGGGATCTGAGGGATTGA
- a CDS encoding YhbY family RNA-binding protein, which translates to MLTPKQRQYLKGEAHHLKPVVHIGKGGVTPALVSELDIMLDSLELVKIKLNQNTFEDEKTVIAALCGKISGLEHVWSIGKTLLFFRPSRTKVTKFPLPSGKGPSSSES; encoded by the coding sequence ATGCTCACACCCAAACAGCGCCAGTACCTGAAGGGCGAGGCCCACCACTTGAAGCCTGTCGTGCACATCGGCAAGGGCGGCGTCACGCCGGCGCTGGTTTCGGAATTGGACATCATGCTGGACAGCCTAGAGCTGGTGAAGATCAAACTGAACCAGAACACCTTCGAGGACGAAAAAACCGTCATTGCCGCGCTGTGCGGGAAGATCAGCGGCCTGGAGCATGTGTGGAGCATCGGCAAGACATTGCTGTTTTTCCGGCCAAGCCGGACGAAAGTGACGAAATTTCCGCTACCAAGCGGAAAGGGGCCTTCAAGCTCCGAATCCTGA